Part of the Streptomyces showdoensis genome, ACCATGGGCCGAGGCCGATTCGTCGTGGGAGGCGCGGCCGGTGCCGTCGCCGTGCTGCTGCTGACCGCCGGGTGCTCCTCCCCGCCGGACGGGGACGAGGGCCGCTCCTCGCCCACGGCCGGCGCGTCCGCCACCGCCTCCGCGAAGCCGACGGCGTCCTCGGCGCCCCCGGGCGTGCGCGTCGCCGGCGTGCTCGCCCAGGACCTGCGCTCCCCGTGGGGGCTCGCCGAGCTGCCCGGCGGGGACCTGCTCGTCTCCTCGCGCGACGAGCGGACCGTCACCCGGATCGACGCCGGGACCGGTCGGAAGACCCCGCTCGGCGAGGTGCCCGGGGTGGTGCCGGGCGGCGAGGGCGGGCTGCTCGGGCTGGCCGTGCGGGACGGCTGGGTGTACGCGTACCTGACCTCGGCGACGGACAACCGGATCGTCCGCATGCGCTACGGGGGCGGGGCGGGCGACCGGCTCGGCGCCCCCGAGCCCGTGCTCACCGGCATCCCGAAGGGCGTGATCCACAACGGCGGCCGGATCGCCTTCGGCCCGGACGGGATGCTGTACGCCGGGACCGGCGAGACCGGCCGGACCGGGCTCGCCCAGGACCGGGGCTCGCTCGGCGGGAAGATCCTGCGCATGACCCCGGAGGGCCGCCCCGCCCCCGGGAACCCCTTCCCGGGCTCCGTGGTCTACTCGTACGGGCACCGGAACGTCCAGGGACTGACCTGGGACCCGGCCGGGCGGCTGTGGGCCGCCGAGTTCGGGCAGGACACCTGGGACGAGCTGAACCTCGTCCGGCCCGGGCGGAACTACGGCTGGCCGGTCGTCGAGGGACGGGCGGGCCGGGCCGGGTTCACGGACCCGGTGGCCCAGTGGGCGCCGGCCGAGGCCTCGCCGAGCGGGATCGCGTACGCCCGGGGGGCGGTCTGGATGGCCGGCCTGCGGGGCGAGAGACTGTGGCGCGTGCCGCTCTCCGGAGCGGAACGTTCCGGAGAGCCCCAGGCGTTCCTGACAGGTGGGTACGGGCGGCTGCGCACGGTCCTGGCGACCGCGGGCGGCTCCCGGCTCTGGCTCGTGACCAGTGAGACCGACACCCGGGGCACCCCCGGGCCCGGTGACGACAAGATCCTCCGGCTGGAGGTCGGGTAGGAGGGCGAGGCGGATGTTCAACCTGATGGAAGAGCTGTTCGCGCCGGGCCGCAAGCACACCGACGACGAGCGGCAGCGGCTCGCCCTGACCCGGGAGGACATGGGCGACGGCGACCCGCACAAGGGCCCGATAGACCTCACCTCGGGCAAGGTCGTGATACGCCTGCCCGGCGCCGCCGGGGAGCCCTCCCCCGCGGCGGACGACCGGGACGAGCCGGCCTCCTAGGAGGCCGGCTCCAGGAGCCGCAGCCGGTGCGCCAGGGCGGCGGCCTCGCCGCGCCCGGCGACGCCCAGCTTGGCCAGGATGTTGGAGACGTGGACGCTCGCCGTCTTCGGCGAGATGAACAGCTCCTCGGCGATCTGGCGGTTGGTGCGCCCCTCGGCGACCAGCCGCAGCACGTCCTGCTCGCGCGGGGTCAGCCCGAAGGCGTCGGCGGCCGGGTCCTCCGGCTCCGGCTCCGCGGCGGCCGCCCCCTCCGGGGCGTGCAGCGGGAGACGGGCACGGGCGGCGAGCAGCTCCACGTCCTCGCGCAGCGGGTGGGCCCCCAGGCGTACGGCGGTGGCGTGGGCCTCGCGCATCAGGGCGGCGGCCTCCTCGCGCCGGCCGCCCTCGGCGAGGAGCGCGTCGGCGAGCCGGTGCCGGGCCCGGGCCAGCTCGTGGGGGCGGTCCAGCGGCTCGAAGGCGGCGACGACCTCGGCCCAGCGCTCGGCGGTGTCCCGGGCCTCGGCGCGGGCCAGCTCGGCGGAGACCTGGAGCGCGTAGGCCTGCCACACGGGCGCCTGGGCGGCCAGGGACCGTACGGAGCGGCGCACCGCGTCCAGGGCGGCGGCCCGGCCCTCGGCGGCGGCCGGCAGCCCGTGGGCGTCGGCCTCGGCGGTGACGGCGACGAGGACCAGCGGCCAGCCGTAGCGGTGGGTGCCGGCCGGGAAGCCGGAGCCGGCCACCGCGGCGAGCTGCGCGCGGACGTCGGCGAGCCGGCCCTCGGCGGCGGCCACGGCGGCGGTCACGTGCGTCATCGGCAGCGTGTACTGCGGGATCGGGTCGCGGGTGCCGTAGCGGGCCGCGGCCTCGGCGAGGCGGGCGGCGGCCGCGGCCGGCTCGCCGCGGCCGATGGCGAGGTGGGCGAGCTGGAGGAGGGCGGTGCCGCCCGGTTTGGAACCGGCTGCCCCGGTGCGGAGCAGCAGCTCGCACTCCTCCTGGACCCGGTCCCACTCGCCGAGCGAGAGCAGCGACTCGGCGAGGTTGGCGCGGACCCAGCCGGCGCTGTCGACCAGGCCGTGCGAGCGGGCCATGGCGATGCCGGTGGCGGCGACCTCGACGGCCTCGCGGGAGCGGCCGAGCCCCTCCAGGGCGGAGGAGATGTTCACCGCGGCGCGGGAGGCCTCGTGGAAGTGGCCGAGCGCCAGGGTGCGTTCGCCGACCTCGCGCATCGCGGCGAGCCCGTTCTCGGTGTCGCCGGCGGACACCATGATGGTGCCGAGGGTGAGCCGGGCGGCGAGTTCGGTGCCCTCGGCCTTGACCAGCCGGGCGTACTCGACGGCCCGTTCGGCGGCGGCGAGGGCGTCGGCGCCGGGCTTGCGGAGCATGCCCCAGCTCGCGGCGAAGGCGAGCACCACGGCGTGCACGGCGGAGGGCGGCAGGCCGCGGACCAGGTCCTGGGCGCGGGCGATCTCGTCCCAGCCGTCGCCGCGGGCGAGGTTGGACTGGAGCCGGGCCCGCTCGACCCAGAACCAGGCGGAGCGCAGCGGGTCCTCGTCCTCGGCGGCGTCCAGCAGCCGGTGGGCCATCTTGCCTATCTTCAGGGCGCGTTCGCGTTCGCCGCAGAGCCGGGCGGCGACGGTGGCCTCGGCGAGCAGGTCGAGATAGCTCAGCGGGGTGTCGGGGTCGCAGCCACAGGACGGGTAGGCCTCGGCGTAGTCCATGGGGCGCAGGCCGCGGCGGACCTCGGCGGGGGCGTCGTCCCACAGCTCCATGGCGCGTTCGAGGAGCCGCAGTTGCTCGGCGTAGGCGTAGCGCTTGCGGGTCTCGACGGAGGCGCGCAGCACGGCCGGCAGGGCGCGGGCGGCGTCGTGGGCGTGGTACCAGTAGGTCGCGAGCCGGTTGGCCCGGGCGTCGGCGCGGACCAGGCCGGGCTCGTCCTCCAGGGCTTCGGCGTAGCGGCGGTTGAGCCGGGAGCGCTCGCCGGGCAGCAGGTCGTCGCTGACCGCCTCGCGGACCAGGGAGTGCCGGAAGCGGTAGCCGTCGCCGTCGGGCGCGGCGAGCAGGATGTTGGCGCCGACGGCGGCCCGCAGGGCCTCGATGAGCTCGTCCTCGGCGAGCCGGGCGACGGCGGCGAGCAGGTCGAACTCGACGGTGGAGCCGCCCTCGGCGACGATCCGGACGACGCGCTGGGCGTCGTCCGGGAGGGCCTCGACGCGGACCAGGAGGAGGTCGCGGAGGGACTCGCTGAGGGAGCCGAGGGCGGTGCCGCAGCCGTGGGAGGCGATGAGCTCCTCGACGAAGAAGGCGTTGCCGTCGGAGCGTTCGAAGACCTCGTCGAGGAGGGCGGGGCTGGGCTCCTCGGCGAGGATGCCGGTGAGCTGGCGGTGCACCTCGGTGCGGGTGAACCGGGAGAGTTCGATGCGCCGGACCGAGCGCAGCCGGTCCAGTTCGGCGAGCAGGGGGCGCAGCGGGTGGCGGCGGTGGATGTCGTCGGCGCGGTAGGTGGCGACGACCACGATGCGGCCGCGGTGCAGGGTGCGGAAGAGGTAGGCGAGCAGGTGCCGGGTGGAGGCGTCGGCCCAGTGCAGGTCCTCCAGGACGAGGACGACGGTGCGGTCGGCGGCGATGCGCTCCAGGAGCCGTACGGTCAGCTCGAAGAGGCGGGCGGTGGCGTCCTCGGCGGCCGGCTCGTGGTGGGCGAGGTCGCCGAACTCGGGGAGGAGCCGGGCGAGTTCGCCCTCCTGCCCGTCGGCGGCGGCGGCGAGTTCCTCGGGGAGCAGCCGGTGCAGCGCGCGCAGGGCGGTGGAGAAGGGGGCGAAGGGCAGTCCGTCGGCGCCGATCTCGACGCAGCCGCCGAGGGCGACGACGGCGCCCTGGGTGCGGGCGAGTGCGGTGAACTCCTCGATGAGGCGGGTCTTCCCGACTCCCGCCTCACCTCCGACGAGCAGGGCCTGGGGCTCTCCCGCGGTCGCGCGGGAGAGCGCCTCGGTGAGGGCGGTGAGTTCGCCGGCCCGGCCGACGAACACGGGGCTCACTGACTTGGTCTCCACGGCGCCGAGCATCGCACAGGCGTCCGCGTTCACACCCATACGGGGGTCACGCGGCCCGGGCGAAGCGGTGCTGGTCGGCGTTCACCCGCCCCTCGGGATCCTGCTTCCTGGCCCAGCGGCGGCCCTTGGCGGTGCGGGCGGCCTCGTGGGCCAGGCGCTCGGCGGCGGCCTCGCGGAGGAGCTCGGCGTGGTGGATGCGGTGGAGTTCGTACTCGAACATGGGGTGCTCCCTGGCTTCTCGGTTTCGGTATCGCTCCTTGCGATGCCTCTACTCTCCTCGGCCAGAGGGGGCGGCCACATCGGGCGGGTGCCGCATGTTCGGCGTACGGGGGGGCCTTAGGCGGCGCCCGGGGGTCCTTAGGCGCCCCGGGGCACCGCCCAGGCTCGGATCCGGTTGGCCCTAGGCCGCCTTGGCGGCCCGCCATTCGGGGGCCAGGACGGACCAGACCTCCATGTCGGCGCGCTCGCCGCGGTAGGGGTAGCTCTGCCGCATGACCCCGTCGCGGCTCATGCCGAGGCGGCGGGCGACGGCGATGCTGGGGGCGTTCGCGGAGGAGACGTGCCACTCGACGCGGTGGATGCCGCGCTCCTCGATCGCCCAGTCGAGGATGACCCGGCAGGCGCGGGTGACCAGGCCCCGGCCGGCGTATCCGGGCTCGACCCAGCAGCCGGCCTCGGCCAGCTCGCTCTCGGTGTCGAAGATGCGGAACATGACGCCGCCGACCAGCTTGCCGTCGACGCGGATGGCGTAGAGCCGGCCGGCGTCGCGGGCGGCCTTGTCGGCGTAGCCCTGGAGGTAGGAGCGGGCCGAGTCGAGGTCGGTGACGATGTCGGGCAGGCCGACGTGGGCACCGATGAACTCCCGGCCGCGGTCCATGTGGTCGAGGAGCTCCTCGGCCTGCCACGGCTCCAGCGGGGTCAGTTCCGCACCGTCGTCACCCAGCGATATCGCGAACATCGTCCTTCTCCCCGGTCTGCTGCACGGTCACTCGTTGCGAGGGGATCTTCGCATGGCCGGCGTCGGCGTCGCGGGCGTCGGCGGCGGCCCGGCACTCCGGGGGTTCGATGCTGATCCGGGGCAGCCTGCGGTCGAGCCAGCGGGGCAGCCACCAGTTCGCGCCGCCGAGCATGTGCATGAGGGCGGGGACGAGGAGGGTGCGCAGGACGAAGGCGTCGAGGGCGACGGCGGCGGCGAGCGCGATGCCGAACATCGCGATGACGCGGTCGCCGGAGAGGACGAAAGCGAGGAAGACGGAGATCATGATGACCGCCGCGGAGTTGATCACGCGGCTGGTCTCGGCGAGGCCGACCCGGACCGCCCGGCGGTTGTCACCGGTCTCCAGCCACTCCTCGTACATCCGGCTGACCAGGAAGACCTGGTAGTCCATGGAGAGCCCGAAGAGCACCGAGACC contains:
- a CDS encoding PQQ-dependent sugar dehydrogenase — translated: MGRGRFVVGGAAGAVAVLLLTAGCSSPPDGDEGRSSPTAGASATASAKPTASSAPPGVRVAGVLAQDLRSPWGLAELPGGDLLVSSRDERTVTRIDAGTGRKTPLGEVPGVVPGGEGGLLGLAVRDGWVYAYLTSATDNRIVRMRYGGGAGDRLGAPEPVLTGIPKGVIHNGGRIAFGPDGMLYAGTGETGRTGLAQDRGSLGGKILRMTPEGRPAPGNPFPGSVVYSYGHRNVQGLTWDPAGRLWAAEFGQDTWDELNLVRPGRNYGWPVVEGRAGRAGFTDPVAQWAPAEASPSGIAYARGAVWMAGLRGERLWRVPLSGAERSGEPQAFLTGGYGRLRTVLATAGGSRLWLVTSETDTRGTPGPGDDKILRLEVG
- a CDS encoding DUF6191 domain-containing protein, translating into MFNLMEELFAPGRKHTDDERQRLALTREDMGDGDPHKGPIDLTSGKVVIRLPGAAGEPSPAADDRDEPAS
- a CDS encoding helix-turn-helix transcriptional regulator; this translates as MGVNADACAMLGAVETKSVSPVFVGRAGELTALTEALSRATAGEPQALLVGGEAGVGKTRLIEEFTALARTQGAVVALGGCVEIGADGLPFAPFSTALRALHRLLPEELAAAADGQEGELARLLPEFGDLAHHEPAAEDATARLFELTVRLLERIAADRTVVLVLEDLHWADASTRHLLAYLFRTLHRGRIVVVATYRADDIHRRHPLRPLLAELDRLRSVRRIELSRFTRTEVHRQLTGILAEEPSPALLDEVFERSDGNAFFVEELIASHGCGTALGSLSESLRDLLLVRVEALPDDAQRVVRIVAEGGSTVEFDLLAAVARLAEDELIEALRAAVGANILLAAPDGDGYRFRHSLVREAVSDDLLPGERSRLNRRYAEALEDEPGLVRADARANRLATYWYHAHDAARALPAVLRASVETRKRYAYAEQLRLLERAMELWDDAPAEVRRGLRPMDYAEAYPSCGCDPDTPLSYLDLLAEATVAARLCGERERALKIGKMAHRLLDAAEDEDPLRSAWFWVERARLQSNLARGDGWDEIARAQDLVRGLPPSAVHAVVLAFAASWGMLRKPGADALAAAERAVEYARLVKAEGTELAARLTLGTIMVSAGDTENGLAAMREVGERTLALGHFHEASRAAVNISSALEGLGRSREAVEVAATGIAMARSHGLVDSAGWVRANLAESLLSLGEWDRVQEECELLLRTGAAGSKPGGTALLQLAHLAIGRGEPAAAAARLAEAAARYGTRDPIPQYTLPMTHVTAAVAAAEGRLADVRAQLAAVAGSGFPAGTHRYGWPLVLVAVTAEADAHGLPAAAEGRAAALDAVRRSVRSLAAQAPVWQAYALQVSAELARAEARDTAERWAEVVAAFEPLDRPHELARARHRLADALLAEGGRREEAAALMREAHATAVRLGAHPLREDVELLAARARLPLHAPEGAAAAEPEPEDPAADAFGLTPREQDVLRLVAEGRTNRQIAEELFISPKTASVHVSNILAKLGVAGRGEAAALAHRLRLLEPAS
- a CDS encoding cytochrome c biogenesis protein ResB, with amino-acid sequence MFEYELHRIHHAELLREAAAERLAHEAARTAKGRRWARKQDPEGRVNADQHRFARAA
- a CDS encoding GNAT family N-acetyltransferase → MFAISLGDDGAELTPLEPWQAEELLDHMDRGREFIGAHVGLPDIVTDLDSARSYLQGYADKAARDAGRLYAIRVDGKLVGGVMFRIFDTESELAEAGCWVEPGYAGRGLVTRACRVILDWAIEERGIHRVEWHVSSANAPSIAVARRLGMSRDGVMRQSYPYRGERADMEVWSVLAPEWRAAKAA